The nucleotide window GATTACGTGACGCCCGACATGCGCATTGCCCAGGAAGAAGTATTCGGTCCGGTGCTGGCCATCCTGCGCACCAATACCCTGGACGAGGCCCTGGCTATTGAAAACGCCAACCCTTACGGCAACGCCGCGGCCGTATTTACCAGCAGCGGCAGCTCGGCCCGCTACGTCATGGACCACGCCAACGCGGGCATGATTGGCGTCAACATCGGCGTGCCCGTGCCGCGCGAGCCGTTCTCCTTCGGGGCTGGAACGAGTCCAAGTTCGGGGCCTGCGACATCACCGGCAAAAGCTCCATCGAGTTCTGGACCCAGCTCAAGAAGACCACGACCAAGTGGAATCCCGAGTCGCGGGTGAACTGGATGAGCTAGGACAGTGACAAAGCTGGCAACTGATTTGAAAACAGGGATTTCGATACGAAGGCAAATGGCGGGGTTCGGTTGGATAACAGTAGTAGCAGCCATTGTTGCGCTTTGTTGCTACCAGTATTTTGGCGGTATTCAGTGTGAGCCCTGTCTTGCTGATACTTTCTGTCCGCCATGCCCTTCCGAAAGTCGCCATTACGTACTGCCCGCTTTCCTTGGTGTTGAGTCAATTGCAATAGCGTTGTTTTTTGTCAGGCGAGGGCTGCAAAAGCGCAGCGCTGTTTCGCGCTGACTTCCTCCTAATAAAAAAGTTAGCCATTCTGTGGAAACCTACACCGACACCGACAAAGACCAGATTCTGCAGGACAACCTGGAGCACACGCTTTTTTCCTGGTCGAAGCAGGCCGGCCTGAACCCGATAAATGCCGAGCGGGCCGAGGGCGTGTATCTCTGGGACCGGGACGGCAAGCGCTACATCGACTTCTCATCCCAGCTGATGAACGTCAACATCGGCCACGGCGACCAGCGCGTTACCGAAGCCGTAGCGGCCCAGATGCGGGAGCTCAGCTACGTGTATCCGGGCATGATTACCAAGGCCCGCGGCGACCTGGGCAAGAAGCTGGCAGAAATTACGGCCCCGAACCTGACCAAGGCCTTTTTCACGCTGGGCGGGGCCGAGGCCATTGAAAACGCCATCAAGCTGGCCCGCGTCTATACCGGCCGCCACAAAATAGTGACCCTGTACCAGTCGTTTCACGGCGCTTCCTACGGGGCCATCAGTGCCGGCGGCGACCCGCGCAAGTTTGCCGTGGATAGCCAGGCTATGCCCGGGGTGGTGCATGTAGAGAATCCGTACTTCTACCGCTGCCCCTGGTACAGCAGCACGCCGGAAGGGTGCGCCGAGCGGGCCGCCGCGGCTATGGAGCGCATCATTCAGTATGAGAATCCGGGCAGCGTGGCCGCTATTATTCTGGAAGGCGAGTCGGGCACTTCGGGCTGTATCAAATATCCGCCGACGTACTGGCAGCGGGTGCGCGCCATCTGCGACAAGTACGGTATTCTGCTGGTGGCCGATGAGGTGATGAGCGGCTTTGGCCGCACCGGCAAGTGGTTTGGCTCCGACCACCACGGCGTGAAAGTGGATCTGATGTGCATGGCCAAGGGCATTACCGCCGGCTACCTGCCCCTGGGCGCGGTAATGGTGGATGAGGCCATTGCCAAATCTTTCGACGACAAGCCCTTGCCGCTGGGTCTTACCTACTCGGCCCACCCGGTGTCGTGCGCCGCTGCCGTGGCCGTGCTGAACATCTACGAGGAAGACAACCTGCTCGAAAATACCGTGACCCTGGGCCACTACCTCGACGAGCAGATGGCCCAACTGATAGCGCAGCACCCCAGCATCGGCGACTGGCGCAATACGGGCTTGTTTGGCTGTATCGAGCTGGTGAAAAACCGAGCTACCAAGGAGCCCATGGCCCCTGGAACGCCACTCCGGCGCAGATGGAAATCATGAACCAGGTGGCGGCCAAAATCAAGGAGCTGGGCATGTACACCTTCGTGCGCTGGAACTACATTTTCGTGGCCCCGCCGCTGAGCATCACCAAAGATGAACTCGAAGAAGGCCTCGACATTATTTCCCAGGCCATCAGCGTCGCCGACGAGTTCGTAAAGGGGTAGGCTTCCTGGCGAGAACAAAACAAAAACTGAACGTCATTCCGAGCCCAGCGAGGAATCCCGCGTGCTGACGTTGGCAGAGTAATCTGATTAGCATAGCACGCGAGATGTTTCCCTCTGGTCGACATGAAGTCGTAGAGTCAATAACTTGAGAGGTGAAATGCCTTCCGCTTCTTGGGGTGAATGATTGTTGAAGCTACGCCCACATAAAAACAGGACGAAACTGAGCCGCTGACTGCGCTGAGGGCAAGGCTGGTTTCGAGGTGTACTTCCATTTTC belongs to Hymenobacter cellulosilyticus and includes:
- a CDS encoding aminotransferase class III-fold pyridoxal phosphate-dependent enzyme; translated protein: METYTDTDKDQILQDNLEHTLFSWSKQAGLNPINAERAEGVYLWDRDGKRYIDFSSQLMNVNIGHGDQRVTEAVAAQMRELSYVYPGMITKARGDLGKKLAEITAPNLTKAFFTLGGAEAIENAIKLARVYTGRHKIVTLYQSFHGASYGAISAGGDPRKFAVDSQAMPGVVHVENPYFYRCPWYSSTPEGCAERAAAAMERIIQYENPGSVAAIILEGESGTSGCIKYPPTYWQRVRAICDKYGILLVADEVMSGFGRTGKWFGSDHHGVKVDLMCMAKGITAGYLPLGAVMVDEAIAKSFDDKPLPLGLTYSAHPVSCAAAVAVLNIYEEDNLLENTVTLGHYLDEQMAQLIAQHPSIGDWRNTGLFGCIELVKNRATKEPMAPGTPLRRRWKS